DNA from Pelagibacterium nitratireducens:
GGAAAACATTTCCCCGGCGCGCGGTTCAAGGCAATGCAATAGAACCCATATTGGATGGGACAGTTTTTGATCCATTCGCCCAATCTTCGGGCACGGATAAGGAGAAAAGCACATGGCTATTCTGATTGGCGATACGGCCCCCGATTTCACCGCGCAGACGACGGAAGGGGAAATCCGGTTTCACGATTATATCGATGGAAGCTGGGCGGTGCTGTTTTCGCACCCCAAGAATTACACCCCGGTCTGCACGACCGAGCTCGGGTATACCGCCAAGCTCAAACCCGAATTCGAAAAGCGCGGCGTCAAGGTGCTGGGGCTTTCGGTCGACAAGATCGAAGACCACGAAGGCTGGGCCAGAGACATCGAGGAAACCCAGGGCACCGCGCTCAACTTTCCGCTGATTGCCGACGATGGCACGATCGCCCGCCAGTACGACATGATCCACCCCAATGCCGACAACACGCTGACGGTGCGTTCGGTCTTCGTTGTGGGGCCGGACAAGAAGGTCAAGCTCAAGCTCGAATATCCTGCTTCGACGGGCCGGAATTTCGATGAAATCCTGCGGGTGATCGACAGCCTGCAACTGACCGCCAGCCATCAGGTGGCAACGCCGGTCAACTGGAAGAACGGCGAAGACGTCATCATCGTCCCGGCCGTCACCAACGAGCAGGCAAAGGAAAAATTCCCCGAGGGCTGGAACGAGGTCAAACCCTATCTGCGCATCGTCAAGCAGCCGGGCGCCTGATTTTCAGGCCTCAGATTGCATATCGGAAAGGGCCCTTATCGGCCCTTTTCTTTTGGCCGAGATCAATACGCAATACCGACCTGGGAGAGCCGGTTTTCCTCCTGGCGGCGCAGCGCTGACAGGCTCTGGTCGGCGGACCGCACACGCAGTTCGAGCACGCGGCGTTCGGTCTGCAGTATGGTTAGTTCCCGCGTCAGCGCCGCAACCTGTTCGGGCGTGGGATCACCGCGGCGGAGTTCGGCCAGCTTGGCGTCGATTTCGCTATCGAGACTGTTGAGTTCGGCCTCGAGATTGAACACCTCCCTGCCCGCTGCATGAACACGGGCAAAGGCGACGCCCAACTCGCCTTCGCAAACGCCGAAATAGCGCTCGCCCGACCGTCCCTTCCGCTCGGCATTGCTCAGGCGGCAATAGACCCTCAGGCCCTCGGTACGACCGGTCTGATAAAGCGCATTGTCAACAGAAATGCCGTATTCGGAGCAGGCCTCGGCATGGCTCGATATGCGATCGGCCGGGCGGCCATCGGCGCCATCGTTAAATCCGATGGCGCGCCAATCGCCCGCCTCGCATTGTTCCTGGGACAGGGTCGCGCATGATGCGAGAAGCAGAGCAGCGAAAAGCGCTGCGCACACAATCAACAGTCTCTGCATCGATCAGGCACCCCAGATAACAGGATCGGACCATAGGGCGGGCCGTGCACACTTGGCAACCCGATCAGCGCGGGCGAAGCGCGCGAAACTCCACCCACGGTCGCCGAGGCAATTGCGATGTCGCTAGAACTGGTCGATGCTGACCATGCGCCGGCGTGAACGGGAGCGTCCCAAAAGCGCCAGCACCAAACCCACCGCGCCAATCACGGCCCAGCCGGGCCAGGCCAGCAATGTGGTGAGCGTGGGCTCCCAGAGCAGGGGATGCACATTGTCCTGAACGGCCAGTTGCACCGATTCCAGCGTGCCGGGAAACAGACTGGCGATCGTTGCCGCCAAGGGCGTCGCCGTAAAAGCATTTGCGGCCAGCATGGCGGTTCCATCGGCAACCAGAAGCACGACCGAAAGGGCCAGAAAGGCCGCAGCCAATATTCTCAGTACAGCACGCATGACACTCGTCCCTGCCTTGTCCGGTCCGGCTCCATTTGCTGGGCTTTTCATCATTCCGCAAGGCTTTATTAACAATAGCACGAGGGGCCGGGCAAAGGGCAATCGGAATCTCCAATCGTGCTTAACCCGCCTGCGTGCAACGCATCGGCGGGCCAAATGATCCGGCCAAAGAAAAGTTTTGCAGCCTTTTTTGCCTCACGCCCCTTGGCAGGGACCGCAAAGCCGGATAATCGGGCACCCACGCGGAGAGATGGCCGAGTGGTCGAAGGCGCACGCCTGGAAAGTGTGTAGGCGGGGAACCGTCTCGAGGGTTCGAATCCCTCTCTCTCCGCCAATCAACCCCAAAAATCGCTAGTTTTCTGGTTTTTTTGGGATTTTGAAGTCAGCGACTAACCACCGAGCACTCACCAGTTCCGCAAACGCTCGATTGTGAGGCGATTGTAACAAAGCGACCATGCCACCAATTTCATGGTGCCATAGGACTGGACCTTCGCCCCGCATTGCCGCATTAGCCGCCAAGTTTGGGCATGGAGATGCGGGGGAAAGTCGGCTTCGGGCGTATAGGCGTTCAACATTTTGACCCCCGACCATAGTGCCCGCCAGTCAGGCTCCGAAAGGTTGGCCACTTTTTCAAGGTTGGGGCGCGGCTCGGTCATGTCAGTTTTCCTCGATATAACGCCTGTAAATGTCTGCGGCTTCCTCGACGGTGTGCGTCGTCAGGATTCGTGGCGTGTCATCGTCGCCACGTGCAACGAAGGGTTTATTTAAGGACTGCTCGTATGCAGCAGCGGCTTCATCAACGGTCATTGTGGGCTTAGATCGTTGGCGACATTGAGCGACTTCGGCTAGGGCCTTGATCCGTTTTTTATCTGACTGCCGAATGGTCATGAGTTCGGACCCTTCACGAAGGCTTTTTCGAGTTCGTCCAAACGTTCGCGCAACTGCTCGATGTCAGATACTTCGGCCAATTTTGCGAGGGCCGCTGCAACGTCTTTCGCCTCAACTGGCGAGATGTCGCCATCCTTGAGCGCGCCGCTCACGTCTTCAGGGGTCATATCCTCGAATTCAATCAAGCGACCACTTGAGGGCAACAAGCGATTGAGCACATACTC
Protein-coding regions in this window:
- a CDS encoding DUF2799 domain-containing protein; protein product: MQRLLIVCAALFAALLLASCATLSQEQCEAGDWRAIGFNDGADGRPADRISSHAEACSEYGISVDNALYQTGRTEGLRVYCRLSNAERKGRSGERYFGVCEGELGVAFARVHAAGREVFNLEAELNSLDSEIDAKLAELRRGDPTPEQVAALTRELTILQTERRVLELRVRSADQSLSALRRQEENRLSQVGIAY
- a CDS encoding peroxiredoxin; translated protein: MAILIGDTAPDFTAQTTEGEIRFHDYIDGSWAVLFSHPKNYTPVCTTELGYTAKLKPEFEKRGVKVLGLSVDKIEDHEGWARDIEETQGTALNFPLIADDGTIARQYDMIHPNADNTLTVRSVFVVGPDKKVKLKLEYPASTGRNFDEILRVIDSLQLTASHQVATPVNWKNGEDVIIVPAVTNEQAKEKFPEGWNEVKPYLRIVKQPGA